The DNA sequence TCCTGGCCCCGCGCGGAACCGCCGACCGGACCGTCCCGGTCGCCGCCGATCTGCTCAGCGGCCTGATCGCGAGCGGGGGCGCGGGCGGCACGGTGCTCCTCGGCGATTCGGCGGGCGCCGGGCTGGCGCTGGCCGCGGCACAGCGGCTGCGCGACCGCAACGGGGCGCAGCCGTCCCGGATCGTGTTGATCTCGCCCTGGCTGGACGTGTCCATGAGCCATCCCGACCAGGCGGCCATCGAGGCGGGCGACCCGATGCTGGCCCGCCCGGGCCTGCGGGAGGCCGGACGCTTGTACGCGGGCAACCTGGCGGCCGACGATCCCCGGGTGAGCCCGCTGCACGGGTCGTTCGCGGGGCTGGCCCCGCTGACGGTCTTCACGGGCACCCGGGACGTCCTGTCGACCGACAGCCGCGAACTGCTGGCCAAGGCGCGGGCGGCCGGCGCCGAGGTGGAGTTCATCGAGGAGCCGGGGCTGCCGCACGACTACCCGCTGCTGCCGGTCCCGGAGGGCAGGGCGGCCCGCGACCGGATCGTGGAGCTGGTCCGCGCGGCGGCGGCGGAGTCCTGAGCCGCCACCGCCTCCTGCCGGCCCCTGAGGAGCCTCAGGCCACACAGTTCATCAGGGAGCCGACGGGCGCCGTGCGGTAGCGGGCCCAGTAGGTCTCGTCCCGGGTCGCGCAGGCGGGCGGGGTCCGGGTCGGCTGCCAGGTCACGGTGGCGAAGCCGGCGTCGGCGGCGGCTTCCGCGAAGTCGGCGTGGGCCCACTCGCGGCATTCGAACGGGACCGGCGGGTCGGTCTCCAGCCGCGCCCGCAGCAGCGGGGCGTCCCCGCCGGGAGCGCGCTCGACGACGCTGATCCCGTACGGCTCCCAGTCCGCGTACGGGAAGGCCCCCGGGTTCGGCACGATGGCGAGGAGCCGCCCGCCGGGGCGCAGGTTGGCGCGTACGGCGCGGAACATGGCGTGCAGGGCCGCCCGGTCGTGAGCCTGGTTGAACAGGTACACGGCGGTGGCCAGGTCGAACGGTCCCAGGGCCGGCATGTCGGCCGCCGCGTCCGCGACGACGTACTCGACGCGGTGCGCGAGGCCCGCGCCGGTCTCCCGGGCCCGGCGGATCCGCTCGGGGCAGCTGTCGACGCCCACCGTCCTGCGGGCCCCGCCGCTCGCCAGCAGCCGGGTGGTGCTCCCGTGACCACAGGCCATGTCGAGGGTGTCGAGGCCGCGGACGCCGCCGAGGGCGTCGAGGGCCGTGCTCAGGGTGAAGGCATCGGCGACCGAGAAGGCCGGCGGGGGCGTTGACGTGTCGTACTGCTGTCGCATGTCCGAAAGCCTGCCCGCCACCGGACCGTGGCCGTCGGTCCCCGCCCCGTACCTCCCCCGGACGGGGGAGGCGTTCGGATCAGTCGTACGACGTACGGGGCCGCGCCCTTGTGCCCTGGGGGCACGCGGCGGCCACCGCGCGTGCGGCTCCGGCCCCCTCCTCGGGTCCTCCCCCGGCGGATGCGCCCTCATCCGCGGGGCGGATACGGTCCGCCGCCACGGATGAAGCGCGGCCGCCCGGTCCCGGGCCGGCATGGGCCTTCGTTTTCGCCCCGCTGTTCGCCATACCGGCCCTGATGACCGCGGTGACGTGGTCGTACGCGAAGCGGCACCGGGCCCGGTGCCGGGCCTGCGCCGGCGCTACCAGGTGTGCCGCGGCCCCGGCCGCGGGGGGGCGTACGGGAGCCAGCGCGACCAGTACCGGGCGGTTGGAAGCGGGCGGTGCGTCGCCGCCGGGGCATGCCGTGCAGCCGCGGGTGGCGGCCCGGCAGCCTCCGCAGTCGCGGCCGCCGATCTCCTCGCGGCGCAGCCGGCCCTTGCGGACCCAGTACGCGGCGAGGTCGGCCGCCTCGGCCCGGTCGATGCCCAGCCGGTCGGCGATCTGCGCGAGCCCCTCCCCGGGGGGCGCCTCCTCGAAGGCGCGCAGCAGGCGGCGCAGCATGCCGGGGCCGCTGCCTGCGCCGGGCCCACAGCCTGCGCCGGGCCCACTGCCCGCTCCGGTCCCGCTCACCACACCAGCCTCGCGATCTGGAAGACGCCGACGGCGAGCAGCCAGGCCGCCGCCAGTTGGATGCCGAAGCCGATGACGGTCAGCCGGGTGCCGATCTCGGCCCGCTGCGCGGCCAGGGTGGCGAAGCAGGGGGTGTAGGCGAGGATGAAGACCAGGAAGGCGAGCGCGGCCGCCCGTTGGTGCCCGCCGGAGGATTCCTCGAAGGTGGCGTGCAGGCTCGCGGTGAGCTTGGGGTCACCGTCCTCCTCGGCCGAGTAGGTCTGGGCGAGGGTGGAGATCACGCCCTCCTTGGCGATCAGGCCGGTGCCGAGCGCCGCCGTGGCGTGCCAGTCGCCGAAGCCGGCCGGGGCCACGAGGGGCGCCGTGGCGCGGGTGACCGTACCGAACACGCTCTGCTCGACGTCGACCTTGCCGAAGCCTCCGTGGCCGGCCGCGGCCGGGATCGCCATGAGGAGCCAGACGGCGGCCGCGGTCGCGACGATGAGGCCGCCTGCGGTGCGCAGGAACGCGGCGAGCTTCTGCCAGACCTGGGCGCCGGTGACCCGCAGGGTGGGCAGCCGGTACGGGGGCAGTTCCAGGACGAGCGGTTCGTCCTTCATGTCCCGGAACAGCAGGGGCCGCAGGATCAGGCCCATGCAGACGACCAGCAGCACGGAGGCGACGTAGAGGAAGAAGACGACGGTGCCGGAGTTCGAGCCGAAGAAGACGCCCGCGATCATCACGTAGACGGCGAGGCGGGCGGTGCAGCTCATGTACGGGATGAGCAGGCCGACGAGCAGCCGGTGCGAGCGGCGGCTGAGGATCCGGGTGCCGGCGAGGGCGGGGACGTTGCAGCCGAAGCCGACGACGAGCGGCAGGAAGGCGCGGCCGGGCAGCCTCAGGGTCCGCATCAGGCGGTCGGCGACGAAGGCGGCGCGGGCGAAGTAGCCGGAGTCCTCCAGCAGGGCCAGCAGCAGGAACATGATGATCATCAGCGGGACGAAGGTGAGCAGCTGGCCCACCCCGTTGATCAGGCCGTCGACCAGCAGTCCGGTCAGCCAGCCGGGCGCGTGGACGGCTTCCAGCAGCCGGTCGGCGCCTGCGCTGACGGGTCCGGAGACGAAGTCGCCGAGGCCGTCCTGGAGGGGTTTGGCCAGCACGGTGGTGGCCTGGAAGACGCCCCACATGACGGCGAGGAAGAAGGGGACGCCGAAGCCGCGGGAGAGCAGCAGCCGGTCCACCCGGTCGGTGAGGGTGGGCCGGGCCCCGGCGGGGCGGGGCGCGGCGCGTTCGATGACGGCGTGCGCCCAGGCGTAGCGGGCCTCGGCGACGAGGAGTTCGGCGTCGGTATCGCCCTCCCCGGCGCCCTCCCCGGCGGCCTCCCCGGCGGCCTCCGCCGCCGCCGCGAGGCGGTGTGCTGCCTCCCGGGCCCGTTCGGCCAGCGCCGCCGGGACCTCGGGCGGTTCCTCCCCGCAGAGCAGGCTGACGGCCAGCCAGCGC is a window from the Streptomyces sp. NBC_01244 genome containing:
- a CDS encoding alpha/beta hydrolase fold domain-containing protein, translated to MPSLRSRALSAALIAAGRRRRFGSAEAVRTRVAESMRRPASHLPPRSLGRVAEVSRTFVGAWPVYEVSPLGVEPAARVLYVHGGGYINELVRAHWSLIRTLVTQAQARVVVPAYILAPRGTADRTVPVAADLLSGLIASGGAGGTVLLGDSAGAGLALAAAQRLRDRNGAQPSRIVLISPWLDVSMSHPDQAAIEAGDPMLARPGLREAGRLYAGNLAADDPRVSPLHGSFAGLAPLTVFTGTRDVLSTDSRELLAKARAAGAEVEFIEEPGLPHDYPLLPVPEGRAARDRIVELVRAAAAES
- a CDS encoding class I SAM-dependent methyltransferase, with amino-acid sequence MRQQYDTSTPPPAFSVADAFTLSTALDALGGVRGLDTLDMACGHGSTTRLLASGGARRTVGVDSCPERIRRARETGAGLAHRVEYVVADAAADMPALGPFDLATAVYLFNQAHDRAALHAMFRAVRANLRPGGRLLAIVPNPGAFPYADWEPYGISVVERAPGGDAPLLRARLETDPPVPFECREWAHADFAEAAADAGFATVTWQPTRTPPACATRDETYWARYRTAPVGSLMNCVA
- a CDS encoding helix-turn-helix domain-containing protein; the protein is MSGTGAGSGPGAGCGPGAGSGPGMLRRLLRAFEEAPPGEGLAQIADRLGIDRAEAADLAAYWVRKGRLRREEIGGRDCGGCRAATRGCTACPGGDAPPASNRPVLVALAPVRPPAAGAAAHLVAPAQARHRARCRFAYDHVTAVIRAGMANSGAKTKAHAGPGPGGRASSVAADRIRPADEGASAGGGPEEGAGAARAVAAACPQGTRARPRTSYD
- the feoB gene encoding ferrous iron transport protein B encodes the protein MSCHATGAGATATAERRTGTPFVALVGNPNVGKSTLFNALTGAHQRVGNWPGKTVSVAQGDWRTAGGRPLRVADLPGSYSLLPDSPDEALVRDVLTAPAGERPDAVVFALDAANPARNLYLLSQILDTDIPVVIALTMTDVAARRGTPPGPDALARELALPVVRVEGRSGTGLDLLAEAVGDALDAVRPGQGRTSGWAAGSPVAAELAALADAASGLTPHPARWLAVSLLCGEEPPEVPAALAERAREAAHRLAAAAEAAGEAAGEGAGEGDTDAELLVAEARYAWAHAVIERAAPRPAGARPTLTDRVDRLLLSRGFGVPFFLAVMWGVFQATTVLAKPLQDGLGDFVSGPVSAGADRLLEAVHAPGWLTGLLVDGLINGVGQLLTFVPLMIIMFLLLALLEDSGYFARAAFVADRLMRTLRLPGRAFLPLVVGFGCNVPALAGTRILSRRSHRLLVGLLIPYMSCTARLAVYVMIAGVFFGSNSGTVVFFLYVASVLLVVCMGLILRPLLFRDMKDEPLVLELPPYRLPTLRVTGAQVWQKLAAFLRTAGGLIVATAAAVWLLMAIPAAAGHGGFGKVDVEQSVFGTVTRATAPLVAPAGFGDWHATAALGTGLIAKEGVISTLAQTYSAEEDGDPKLTASLHATFEESSGGHQRAAALAFLVFILAYTPCFATLAAQRAEIGTRLTVIGFGIQLAAAWLLAVGVFQIARLVW